In the Elusimicrobiota bacterium genome, TGCATAGATATTAAATTGCCAGTACGGTTGATGTAAATCCGAAGTAATATTAAGTTTGAATTTTTCCATATTCTTTATGCCGGCTTGAAGCAATTCCAGCGCCTCGTCAGTCCTGTTATGGTTCCAGGCTAATGCCCCGCTCCCATAAAGATAAACATAAAAGAAAAACGGGTCAAGATTCACAATCCTGAGGCAATATTTTAAAAGATCTTTGTATTCACCGCCTTCTATAGGAGGATGATAGTGAGTCTCAACGTTACAGCCTTCCTCGCGGCAAATTGTTTTTTCCACGGGATAGCCAAAAAGATATTTGGTCATATCAATAGAAAGTTTATATTCTGTTTCCTTATCAAGAGGTTTTTCCGGAGAAGCATAATATTGCAGCAGCTGAACCCAGGCAATGTCAGCACCAAGGCGCCTTAGCCCCGTAATAACGCTTGTTAAATCTAAAATTATGAAATTTTGTACGGGAGATATATTGGACGGAGGAAGCGGATAGTTGAAAACTTTGGAATAAAGAATATTGCCGGCAAATATAATAAACAACAAGAAAAACAGCAGTAATAAAAATCTTTTTCTAATTTTTTGCATTTTATATCAACTTAAAATTCTTTATATTTAAAAAACCAAAGAGAAAGCACTAAGAAAAAAAGACTATATATCAAGCCATAGCCGATAGATATTACAATCCAACTTCCCAAAATACCGGGCACGTCCCAAAAATCGCGTAAGTTGAAATATTGAAGATTAGGAATAAGATAATAAATTATTTTTCCTAAAACCTTAGGTATTACGTCTTTTGTTCTATTACTTATGAAATTTATCTCCTGGCTGAAATGGCCTAAAATCCAGAAAAATACCGTAAAACTTATGGAAGATACCGCGGATGTGGAGAAAAGCGAAAAAAACAATGCTAAAGATCCGATTACCATTATTTTCTCCCCTGAAAGGCACAAACCTAAAATATAGCGCGGAGTAAATTTCCAACCGTTAAGAAAAAGTACTCCCAAATGCACAATAGCCATTAAAGCCATACCGCAAAGAACAGCTGCCAAAAGACCCG is a window encoding:
- a CDS encoding ABC transporter permease subunit, with amino-acid sequence MRKILSIAHYTFVENTRNKIFYVLVLFGVVIVAASSLIGAISGEQNTRVLLDFGLGSIEFFALISISFSAVTLILEEMEQKTIYLVLTRPVSRSSYLIGRFTGLLAAVLCGMALMAIVHLGVLFLNGWKFTPRYILGLCLSGEKIMVIGSLALFFSLFSTSAVSSISFTVFFWILGHFSQEINFISNRTKDVIPKVLGKIIYYLIPNLQYFNLRDFWDVPGILGSWIVISIGYGLIYSLFFLVLSLWFFKYKEF